In Streptomyces puniciscabiei, a single genomic region encodes these proteins:
- a CDS encoding DUF3499 domain-containing protein: MESRRGPLKSAVPSNVVSPVRRCSRTACGRPAVATLTYVYADSTAVLGPLATYAEPHCYDLCAEHSERLTAPRGWEVVRLLDGSAPARPSGDDLEALANAVREAARPQERAAEAGGGGARTADPMEVARRGHLRVLRSPDN, encoded by the coding sequence GTGGAGAGTCGTCGCGGCCCGCTCAAGAGTGCGGTACCGTCCAACGTCGTGAGCCCTGTACGTCGCTGTTCGCGCACCGCCTGCGGCCGACCCGCCGTCGCGACGCTGACGTACGTCTACGCCGACTCGACCGCGGTCCTCGGCCCGCTCGCCACCTACGCCGAACCGCACTGCTACGACCTGTGCGCCGAGCACTCCGAGCGCCTCACCGCCCCCCGCGGCTGGGAGGTCGTCCGCCTCCTCGACGGCTCCGCCCCCGCGCGGCCCAGCGGAGACGACCTGGAAGCGCTTGCGAACGCCGTGCGCGAGGCGGCCCGCCCCCAGGAACGCGCGGCCGAGGCGGGCGGCGGCGGAGCCCGTACGGCGGACCCCATGGAAGTCGCCCGCCGCGGCCACCTTCGAGTCCTGCGCTCCCCGGACAACTGA
- a CDS encoding DUF5719 family protein gives MNRTTLSLIAAGTALAAVTAFAAFDGPAASGASAPKVAANLPVQRTSLLCPAPSISDIADTSYTSFTPVTPGTPSSGKAQLQAAAADSADGTNTSQTSKGAKGSKGGKKTATQPVLTPKAPGTPVTGDASGADAPALIGTADGRFAPGWTIQETTEVAAGTGRGLQGVNCTAADTDFWFPGASTAGTRTDYVHLTNPDDSAAVVDIELYGKDGAVKSPLGENLTVPAHASKPILLSTLTDVQQADLTVHVSVRSGRVGAAVQALDDKAGGDWLAASADPAGSLVLPGIPKDATDVRLIAFTPGGEDADLKVRLASPDGLITPAGNETLHVKSGMTTTADLGEVTRGEAGSLVLTPTDQSVPVVAALQVVRGKGDKQETAFIPATAPVGTRATSSDNSAKGTTLALTAPTATATVKVTASAGSEGGTPTTKTYTIKSGTTENVAVPVPSGLKGTYSLTVETVSGGPVYASRTLSATESGIPGFTIQTLPNDRGMVAVPTTTEDLSVLQK, from the coding sequence GTGAACCGCACCACCCTGTCCCTGATCGCCGCCGGCACCGCGCTGGCCGCCGTCACCGCGTTCGCCGCGTTCGACGGTCCGGCCGCTTCCGGCGCCTCCGCCCCCAAGGTGGCCGCGAACCTGCCGGTCCAGCGCACGAGCCTGCTGTGCCCGGCGCCGAGCATCTCGGACATCGCCGACACCTCGTACACGTCGTTCACGCCCGTCACCCCGGGCACGCCCAGCAGCGGCAAGGCCCAACTCCAGGCGGCCGCTGCGGACTCGGCGGACGGCACCAACACCTCGCAGACGAGCAAGGGCGCCAAGGGCTCCAAGGGGGGTAAGAAGACCGCGACCCAGCCGGTGCTCACCCCGAAGGCCCCGGGCACCCCCGTCACCGGTGACGCCTCCGGCGCCGACGCGCCCGCGCTCATCGGCACCGCCGACGGGAGGTTCGCGCCCGGCTGGACCATCCAGGAGACCACCGAGGTCGCCGCCGGCACCGGCCGCGGCCTGCAGGGCGTCAACTGCACCGCGGCGGACACCGACTTCTGGTTCCCCGGCGCCAGTACGGCCGGCACCCGCACCGACTACGTCCACCTGACCAACCCGGACGACTCCGCCGCGGTCGTCGACATCGAGCTGTACGGCAAGGACGGCGCAGTCAAGTCCCCGCTCGGCGAGAACCTCACGGTCCCCGCGCACGCGAGCAAGCCGATCCTGCTGTCCACGCTCACCGACGTCCAGCAGGCCGACCTGACCGTGCACGTCAGCGTGCGCAGCGGCCGGGTCGGCGCGGCGGTGCAGGCCCTGGACGACAAGGCGGGCGGCGACTGGCTGGCCGCGTCCGCCGACCCGGCCGGCAGCCTGGTCCTGCCCGGCATCCCGAAGGACGCCACCGACGTCCGCCTGATCGCCTTCACTCCCGGCGGCGAGGACGCTGACCTGAAGGTCCGCCTGGCCTCACCGGACGGCCTGATCACCCCGGCGGGCAACGAGACCCTGCACGTGAAGTCGGGCATGACGACCACGGCCGACCTCGGCGAAGTGACCCGCGGCGAGGCGGGTTCCCTCGTCCTCACCCCCACGGACCAGTCGGTCCCGGTGGTGGCGGCCCTCCAGGTGGTCCGGGGCAAGGGCGACAAACAGGAAACGGCGTTCATCCCGGCCACCGCCCCCGTCGGCACGCGCGCGACCTCGTCCGACAACAGCGCCAAGGGCACGACCCTCGCCCTGACCGCGCCCACCGCCACCGCCACGGTCAAGGTCACCGCGTCGGCGGGCAGCGAGGGCGGTACGCCGACGACGAAGACCTACACGATCAAGTCGGGCACCACCGAAAACGTGGCCGTCCCCGTCCCCTCCGGCCTCAAGGGCACCTACTCCCTCACCGTCGAAACCGTCTCCGGCGGCCCGGTCTACGCCTCCCGCACCCTCTCCGCCACAGAGTCCGGCATCCCCGGCTTCACCATCCAGACCCTCCCGAACGACCGGGGGATGGTGGCGGTACCGACGACGACGGAGGACTTGTCGGTCCTGCAGAAGTGA
- a CDS encoding glycosyltransferase yields the protein MSVHSHTAAQAGAATPEFPRHVVTAVLVSHDGARWLPDALAGLLAQERPVQHAVAADTGSADDSARLLADALGDANVLHLARRTGFGQAVEEASRTAPVLTPEELPYLKRPSGWDPVTRTWRDDAYDLPELPHGEPVQWLWLLHDDCAPEPDALAELLRVVDNELELGRDDVAVVGPKLRGWYDRRQLLEVGVSIANSGRRWTGLDRREQDQGQHDHVRTVLSVSTAGMLIRRDVFEQLGGFDRRLPLMRDDVDLCWRAHTAGHRVLIAPDAVVRHAEAASRERRTVDCVGRTAASPHKVDKAGAVYTLLVNTRGAALPWAFVRLVFGTLLRTVAYLVGKVPGQAVDEIRGLLGVLLRPERIIAGRRRRGPARIDKAELRRLFPPPGATVRATVEQLAANFTSGTDDTFRAGRHGGAVESGPGGDDADFLEVEQFARLKRIARNPGPVLFLALLLMSLVACRALLGGGALAGGALLPAPAGAGELWSRFADSWHPVGAGGTPSAPPYLAILATLATLLFGSTGLAVTVLLVASVPLAGFTAYFASRPLVTSRLLRAWAAVVYAFLPATTGALAGGRIGTAVLAVLLPLIARAGVAASGLANRSGARGSWRATWAYALLLTITTAFTPIVWPIALLLGIGVLVLRRGDLVAHALRFLAQLGTPLLVLAPWSLTLLPTGFFKEAGLAYGTSSASALDLLGASPGGPGTVHGLMLLGIVLAALAALLRSERQLGIRTAWAVALAGLVFAALSNRSAWAGPATLVYGIALLAAAALGADGARARVAEQSFGWRQPVAALIAFACAAGPLLVAAGWMIRGADGPLERRDPTQVPAFVAEDSTTGDRARTLILDSDSPARVRYSLVRGSGARMGDAEISAADGQNTRLDKVVANLVAGSGADQADELGGFAVRYVLVHKGAPRDITRVLDTTPGLTRLSQQNGGALYRVDQEVSRAAIVPAGGSGTAQPVTAGPVEIHTTIPAGSDGRVLRLADTAADGWTATLNGKPLTRTTVGGWAQGFQLPAEGGRLDVTYSDPITHTAWLWAQGALAVVLVVLALPGRRRDVDDDLPEEEPLPAQATAGEGRRARRLRAQAEEQATDEQPAGPPLPEEPPAAVPQQQSYDDWDQASYANAGYAGYGADQYQAGGQYPPSGYDQQAYQAADPYQTGQGQYDPYAYGGTAEGMPYDPTAYQQGYDPAYDPAQQGYDPAQHPHGTGSERPDGSQQ from the coding sequence ATGTCCGTGCACAGCCATACGGCAGCCCAAGCCGGCGCCGCCACACCTGAGTTCCCGCGCCACGTGGTGACCGCGGTCCTCGTCTCCCACGACGGCGCCCGCTGGCTGCCCGACGCCCTCGCCGGGCTCCTCGCCCAGGAGCGCCCCGTCCAGCACGCGGTCGCGGCCGACACCGGCAGCGCGGACGACTCCGCCCGGCTGCTCGCCGACGCCCTCGGCGACGCCAACGTGCTGCACCTGGCCCGCCGCACCGGCTTCGGCCAGGCCGTCGAGGAGGCGAGCCGCACCGCCCCGGTCCTCACCCCCGAAGAGCTGCCGTACCTCAAGCGCCCCAGCGGCTGGGACCCCGTCACGCGCACCTGGCGCGACGACGCCTACGACCTGCCCGAACTGCCGCACGGCGAACCCGTCCAGTGGCTCTGGCTGCTGCACGACGACTGCGCCCCCGAACCCGACGCCCTCGCCGAACTGCTGCGTGTCGTCGACAACGAACTCGAACTGGGCCGCGACGACGTGGCGGTCGTCGGCCCCAAGCTGCGCGGCTGGTACGACCGCCGGCAACTGCTGGAGGTCGGCGTCTCCATCGCCAACTCCGGCCGCCGCTGGACCGGCCTGGACCGCCGCGAACAGGACCAGGGCCAGCACGACCACGTGCGCACCGTGCTGTCCGTCTCCACCGCCGGCATGCTCATCCGCCGCGACGTCTTCGAACAACTCGGCGGCTTCGACCGCCGGCTGCCCCTGATGCGCGACGACGTCGACCTGTGCTGGCGCGCCCACACCGCCGGCCACCGCGTCCTGATCGCCCCGGACGCCGTCGTGCGGCACGCCGAGGCCGCCTCCCGCGAGCGGCGCACCGTCGACTGCGTGGGCCGCACCGCCGCCTCCCCGCACAAGGTCGACAAGGCGGGCGCCGTCTACACCCTGCTCGTCAACACCCGTGGCGCCGCGCTCCCCTGGGCGTTCGTGCGGCTCGTCTTCGGCACGCTCCTGCGGACCGTCGCCTATCTCGTCGGCAAGGTGCCCGGCCAGGCCGTCGACGAGATCCGCGGCCTCCTGGGCGTCCTGCTGCGGCCCGAGCGGATCATCGCCGGCCGTCGCCGCCGCGGACCCGCGCGGATCGACAAGGCCGAGCTCCGCCGGCTCTTCCCGCCGCCCGGCGCCACCGTCCGGGCCACCGTGGAACAGCTCGCCGCCAACTTCACCAGCGGAACCGACGACACCTTCCGGGCCGGCCGGCACGGCGGCGCCGTGGAGTCCGGGCCCGGCGGCGACGACGCCGACTTCCTGGAGGTCGAGCAGTTCGCCCGGCTCAAGCGGATCGCCCGCAACCCCGGCCCCGTGCTCTTCCTCGCCCTGCTGCTCATGTCCCTGGTCGCCTGCCGGGCCCTGCTCGGCGGCGGCGCGCTCGCGGGCGGCGCCCTGCTGCCCGCCCCGGCCGGCGCCGGCGAGCTGTGGTCCCGCTTCGCCGACAGCTGGCACCCGGTGGGCGCGGGCGGCACCCCGTCCGCCCCGCCCTACCTCGCGATCCTCGCGACCCTCGCCACGCTCCTGTTCGGCTCCACCGGACTCGCCGTCACCGTCCTGCTGGTGGCTTCGGTACCGCTCGCCGGATTCACCGCCTATTTCGCCTCCCGGCCCCTCGTCACCTCCCGCCTGCTGCGCGCCTGGGCGGCCGTCGTCTACGCCTTCCTGCCCGCCACGACCGGCGCCCTGGCCGGCGGCCGCATCGGCACCGCCGTCCTCGCCGTGCTGCTGCCGCTCATCGCACGCGCGGGTGTCGCCGCGAGCGGCCTCGCGAACCGCTCCGGCGCACGCGGCAGTTGGCGCGCCACCTGGGCGTACGCGCTGCTGCTGACCATCACCACCGCCTTCACCCCGATCGTCTGGCCGATCGCGCTGCTCCTCGGCATCGGCGTGCTCGTCCTGCGCCGCGGTGACCTCGTCGCCCACGCCCTGCGCTTCCTCGCCCAGCTCGGCACCCCGCTGCTGGTCCTCGCCCCCTGGTCGCTGACCCTGCTCCCAACCGGTTTCTTCAAGGAAGCCGGCCTGGCCTACGGCACCTCGTCCGCCTCCGCGCTCGACCTGCTCGGCGCCAGCCCCGGCGGCCCCGGCACCGTGCACGGCCTGATGCTCCTCGGCATCGTCCTCGCCGCCCTCGCCGCACTCCTGCGCTCCGAGCGGCAGCTCGGCATCCGCACCGCCTGGGCCGTCGCCCTGGCCGGCCTCGTCTTCGCCGCCCTGTCCAACAGGTCCGCCTGGGCCGGACCGGCCACCCTCGTCTACGGCATCGCCCTGCTGGCCGCCGCCGCCCTGGGCGCCGACGGCGCACGCGCGCGTGTGGCCGAGCAGAGCTTCGGCTGGCGCCAGCCGGTCGCCGCCCTGATCGCCTTCGCCTGCGCCGCGGGCCCGCTGCTCGTCGCCGCCGGCTGGATGATCCGCGGCGCCGACGGCCCCCTGGAGCGCCGCGACCCCACCCAGGTGCCCGCGTTCGTCGCCGAGGACTCCACCACCGGCGACCGGGCCCGCACCCTGATCCTGGACAGCGACTCCCCCGCGCGCGTGCGCTACAGCCTGGTCCGCGGCTCCGGCGCCCGCATGGGCGACGCCGAGATCAGCGCCGCCGACGGCCAGAACACCCGGCTGGACAAGGTCGTCGCCAACCTCGTCGCCGGCTCCGGCGCCGACCAGGCGGACGAACTCGGCGGCTTCGCCGTGCGCTACGTCCTCGTCCACAAGGGCGCGCCCCGCGACATCACCCGCGTCCTCGACACCACCCCCGGTCTGACCCGGCTCAGCCAGCAGAACGGCGGCGCCCTGTACCGCGTCGACCAGGAGGTCTCCCGCGCCGCGATCGTGCCCGCCGGCGGATCGGGCACGGCCCAGCCGGTCACCGCCGGACCGGTGGAGATCCACACCACCATCCCGGCCGGCTCGGACGGCCGCGTCCTGCGCCTCGCCGACACCGCCGCCGACGGCTGGACGGCCACCCTGAACGGCAAACCGCTCACCCGCACCACGGTCGGCGGCTGGGCCCAGGGCTTCCAACTGCCCGCCGAGGGCGGCAGGCTGGACGTCACCTACAGCGACCCGATCACCCACACCGCCTGGCTGTGGGCCCAGGGGGCGCTCGCCGTCGTCCTGGTCGTCCTCGCCCTGCCCGGCCGCCGCCGCGACGTCGACGACGACCTGCCCGAGGAGGAGCCGCTGCCCGCCCAGGCCACCGCGGGCGAGGGCCGCCGCGCCCGCCGGCTGCGCGCCCAGGCCGAGGAACAGGCCACCGACGAGCAGCCCGCCGGACCGCCGCTGCCCGAGGAGCCCCCGGCCGCCGTACCGCAGCAGCAGTCGTACGACGACTGGGACCAGGCCTCGTACGCGAACGCCGGATACGCCGGCTACGGAGCCGACCAGTACCAGGCCGGCGGCCAGTACCCGCCCTCCGGCTACGACCAGCAGGCGTACCAGGCAGCCGACCCGTACCAGACGGGCCAGGGCCAGTACGACCCGTACGCCTACGGCGGTACGGCCGAGGGGATGCCGTACGACCCGACCGCCTACCAGCAGGGCTACGACCCGGCGTACGACCCCGCCCAGCAGGGCTACGACCCGGCCCAGCACCCCCACGGCACCGGCAGCGAGCGCCCCGACGGGAGCCAGCAGTGA
- a CDS encoding metallopeptidase family protein: protein MDNRVPPRAAGPGPRRRDRHGRGMRGPIAPPQVPLAASRADAFADLVQDSVERLERRWPQLADIDFLVLEVPRLEGRGEQVWSDEAVPLGGVVPARDGRPARVVVYRRPVEIRTKGRDERAALVHEVVVEQVAELLGLTPETVDPRYGED from the coding sequence ATGGACAACCGTGTACCGCCCCGTGCCGCCGGCCCCGGGCCCCGTCGCCGTGATCGTCACGGACGGGGCATGCGGGGGCCGATCGCGCCGCCGCAGGTGCCGCTGGCGGCCAGCCGTGCCGATGCGTTCGCCGACCTGGTGCAGGACTCCGTGGAGCGTCTCGAGCGGCGGTGGCCGCAGCTCGCCGACATCGATTTCCTCGTGCTGGAGGTGCCCCGGCTGGAGGGGCGGGGTGAGCAGGTGTGGAGTGACGAGGCCGTGCCGCTGGGCGGGGTCGTTCCCGCGCGGGACGGGCGGCCGGCGCGGGTCGTCGTGTACCGGCGGCCGGTGGAGATCCGCACCAAGGGGCGGGATGAGCGGGCCGCGCTCGTGCACGAGGTGGTCGTGGAGCAGGTGGCCGAGTTGCTCGGGCTGACTCCGGAGACGGTGGATCCGCGGTACGGCGAGGACTAG